In Cryptomeria japonica chromosome 10, Sugi_1.0, whole genome shotgun sequence, a genomic segment contains:
- the LOC131859332 gene encoding uncharacterized protein LOC131859332 yields MQGEGKKLKPIRYGPFEILEKIGTNAFRINLPPYMQIYSVVNVENLKLYEPPMIFDEEANIQVPSVDDLAPEYMSELPEDVILDRNVRSSKRGAIEYFKVGHKGMHLGKAQWMEVERVRELYPHLLSE; encoded by the coding sequence ATGCAAGGTGAAGGTAAGAAGCTTAAGCCTATCAGATATGGTCCCTTTGAGATCTTGGAAAAGATCGGTACCAATGCCTTTCGCATTAATCTTCCTCCATATATGCAAATTTACTCAGTTGTAAATGTAGAAAATTTGAAGTTGTACGAGCCTCCAATGATATTCGATGAAGAGGCTAATATTCAAGTTCCTTCAGTTGATGACCTTGCACCTGAGTATATGTCAGAGCTGCCAGAGGATGTCATTCTtgacagaaatgtcagatcttcaaAAAGAGGTGCTATTGAGTACTTTAAAGTAGGACATAAAGGGATGCATCTTGGAAAAGCACAATGGATGGAGGTTGAAAGAGTGAGGGAATTGTATCCTCACTTACTTTCTGAGTAA
- the LOC131054430 gene encoding uncharacterized protein LOC131054430, producing the protein MLTRSRIQRGEGKLEEYNPKIGKRRTNPPSQMEGKGGEEGSEDESIQKTLQNLETIVQVLVQEREDKMRRCATCEDKGKRPGGDPEPPKTPPSPSSPSSTHSESSSLFKSSHKPKIKLDVKFDLPKYCGELNAEKLDDWIQQVEVYCRVQNLLDDADRIQLATLRLGGTTLTWWESRIRDGSSQHGKINLTWQGKGQSVQDYTHEFRKKAIALNVPLYTQDMLLKYIGGLHSYLRHSILVLNPNNLDEVGVQATHLESRGKGSFIDKFDKNPSKSENKSQNKGKGKKTAIVKKEGEKPTCSHCKKEGHDDSRCWKLHPKKRPKRYGGNKDKQKTAAIVQQDLGSDSGDETKIVATRIQGKEKGRSLSSATSSSNISASTSKDSTPKNDKQRNELFHIRVVIKHTKVDTLFDTGSQVNLIYEEIVKKLNLTTTPHPKPYPLGWVCNDAQLQVTKQCKIRFAITANFVDEVEADVVPLDICGLVLGSPYLYDR; encoded by the exons ATGCTAACAAGATCCAGGATTCAACGAGGCGAAGGCAAGCTTGAAGAATATAATCCTAAGATCGGAAAACGAAGAACTAATCCACCATCACAGATGGAAGGAAAAGGTGGTGAAGAAGGTTCCGAAGACGAAAGTATTCAAAAGACTCTTCAAAATTTGGAAACCATTGTACAAGTTTTAGTACAAGAGAGAGAGGACAAGATGCGAAGATGTGCAACTTGTGAGGACAAAGGAAAAAGACCAGGAGGTGACCCTGAGCCTCCAAAAACACCTCCATCTCCTTCTTCTCCCTCTTCTACTCATTCTGAGTCTTCTTCTCTTTTCAAGAGTTCACATAAGCCTAAGATTaaattggatgtaaaatttgaTCTACCAAAGTACTGTGGGGAATTAAATGCTGAAAAATTAGATGATTGGATTCAACAGGTTGAAGTCTATTGTAGAGTCCAAAACCTCTTAGATGATGCTGATAGGATCCAATTAGCTACTCTTCGGTTAGGAGGTACAACTCTAACCTGGTGGGAGAGTAGAATTCGGGATGGGTCTTCACAACATGGTAAAATCAATTTAACTTG GCAAGGGAAAGGTCAATCTGTCCAGGATTACACCCATGAATTCAGAAAGAAGGCTATTGCATTAAATGTTCCATTGTATACCCAGGACATGTTGCTTAAGTATATAGGTGGTCTTCACTCTTATCTGAGACATTCGATTTTGGTCTTGAATCCTAATAACTTAGATGAAGTTGGTGTTCAAGCCACACACCTAGAGTCAAGAGGTAAGGGTTCTTTtattgataagtttgataagaatcCATCTAAGTCTGAGAACAAATCCCAAAACAAAGGGAAGGGGAAAAAGACAGCTATAGTGAAGAaagagggtgaaaaacccacatgctcacattgcaagaaagaagggcatgaTGATTCTAGGTGCTGGAAGCTGCACCCTAAAAAGAGGCCAAAGAGATATGgtggaaacaaagacaaacaaaagacTGCTGCTATAGTTCAACAGGATCTTGGATCTGACTCTGGAGATGAGACAAAGATCGTTGCTACCAGAATCCAAGGTAAAGAAAAAGGTAGATCTCTCTCATCAGCTACAAGTTCTTCTAATATAAGTGCAAGTACAAGTAAAGATTCTACTCCTAAGAATGATAAGCAAaggaatgaattatttcatattcgGGTTGTTATCAAACATACTAAAGTTGATACATTATTTGATACGGGTTCTCAAGTTAACTTGATATATGAAGAAATTGTTAAAAAGCTTAACTTGACTACAACACCTCATCCAAAACCATACCCTCTGGGATGGGTTTGCAATGATGCACAATTGCAAGTAACTAAACAATGTAAGATaagatttgctatcactgcaaacttTGTAGATGAGGTAGAAGCTGATGTAGTCCCTTTAGATATTTGTGGTCTTGTACTTGGGAGTCCCTATTTGTATGATCGATAG